From Mycobacterium lacus, one genomic window encodes:
- the prrA gene encoding two-component system response regulator PrrA, protein MGRMDTGGTSPRVLVVDDDSDVLASLERGLRLSGFEVSTAVDGAEALRSATETRPDAIVLDINMPVLDGVSVVTALRAMDNDVPVCVLSARSSVDDRVAGLEAGADDYLVKPFVLAELVARVKALLRRRGATATSSSETITVGPLEVDIPGRRARVNGVDVDLTKREFDLLAVLAEHKTAVLSRAQLLELVWGYDFAADTNVVDVFIGYLRRKLEAGGGPRLLHTVRGVGFVLRMQ, encoded by the coding sequence GCGGGACCTCACCTCGAGTCTTGGTGGTCGACGACGATTCCGATGTGCTTGCCTCGCTGGAACGCGGCCTGCGGCTGTCCGGCTTCGAGGTATCGACCGCCGTCGACGGCGCCGAGGCCCTGCGCAGCGCCACCGAGACCCGGCCGGACGCGATCGTCCTCGACATCAACATGCCCGTGCTGGACGGCGTCAGCGTCGTCACCGCCCTGAGAGCCATGGACAACGACGTGCCGGTGTGCGTGCTGTCCGCGCGCAGCTCGGTCGACGACCGGGTCGCCGGTCTGGAGGCCGGCGCCGACGATTACCTGGTCAAACCGTTCGTGCTGGCCGAGCTGGTCGCGCGGGTGAAGGCGCTGCTGCGCCGGCGCGGTGCCACCGCGACGTCGTCGTCGGAAACCATCACGGTGGGCCCGCTGGAGGTGGACATCCCCGGCCGGCGGGCCCGGGTCAACGGCGTCGACGTCGACCTGACCAAGCGGGAGTTCGACCTGCTCGCGGTGCTCGCCGAGCACAAGACCGCGGTGCTGTCGCGCGCGCAACTGCTCGAATTGGTGTGGGGCTACGACTTCGCCGCCGACACCAACGTCGTCGATGTGTTCATCGGGTACCTGCGGCGCAAGCTGGAGGCGGGCGGCGGCCCCCGGCTGCTGCACACTGTCCGAGGGGTCGGGTTCGTTCTCAGGATGCAGTGA